TCCCATTGATAGAATCGTAATGACATTGTTATTACCATCATTTCGCCAGCTGAAGATCCTGGGGCATCAGCCAGCCCCGGGCACAATATTGGCGGTTGATCTCACCGAGCGTGGTATCGATTAGGGTGTGATGGACAACGAGTCGTGCGAGTTCCTCGGATGGTAACTTGTGGGACGCGGGATACCGGAGCGCATGAATGTCTGAGAGTGAGGGCACGAATAAGCGAAAACGCCAGTGCCTTCTGTGGAAACGGCCATATCCGCCCTCGAGGCTTTACTGAATTCTGAAGCCCGCATAAGCCGCGCTTCAAAGTTCCCCTCCCCAAAGGTTTCTATATGCTTGCGATGGTGGACTACGGAAACACTCGGCAGGCAGTGCAACAAAGTATGCCGAAGGGCAACGAACCCACTACGTACGGGACTGGAATGAAACAGAGAGTAGGAGGACTTAACAACCATCGATCGGTCCAGGAGTAGGTCGCCTAATTTTGCCAGGAAGCGTGCCGACCTGGGTGATCAGTCTGTTCTGTATGGGTTTATGTGAGGGTGAAAGTGGCATGCTAGCGAGGACTAAACACGAAGCTGCAGGAACATCACTTATCACATTTCAACCTTTTCCTGCCAATATACTACCAAGTGTGGTTTCGTTAAAGGTCCATGCCAGTTAGAGGAAGTATACAGCACAGGGGCCAGGCCTGGTCTCTGATCAAGGTGTGCACACGGACGCATATAAACCAGACTGGTGGAAAGGACGGCATTGATAAGAGACCAGGATCAAAGACAGGGAATATGAAGAAGCGCCGGCGTTTGTTTCGTTTCCTGTTTCCTGACAGGAGAGCGCCTAGAGTAGCGCATGGTCTAGGCGTTGAAGTGTGGTAAGACGTCAAATGGTGAGATTTGTgggaggggggggggaggggTAAGGTGATATTGATTCATAGAGTTGAGATCAGATACAACTGTTTGAAGCCGCTGTTCGATTGCCCAAGCTATATTGAAGCAATGACGAGGGAGTGAGTGTCTTTGATCCTAGAGACAGACATTTGTGATGTGACTTAGAAGAAGCGG
This region of Fusarium verticillioides 7600 chromosome 3, whole genome shotgun sequence genomic DNA includes:
- a CDS encoding hypothetical protein (At least one base has a quality score < 10) produces the protein MVVKSSYSLFHSSPVRSGFVALRHTLLHCLPSVSVVHHRKHIETFGEGNFEARLMRASEFSKASRADMAVSTEGTGVFAYSCPHSQTFMRSGIPRPTSYHPRNSHDSLSITP